In the genome of Hevea brasiliensis isolate MT/VB/25A 57/8 chromosome 14, ASM3005281v1, whole genome shotgun sequence, the window TTTGGCGCAATTTTCCTGCGACGAGGGAGGGGTGGGGAAGGTTGGCGACAGCGTGGGGAGGGGTGGGGGAGCGGTGGTCGGTGCGGaaagagagggaggagagagaaatgggaggaAGAAAATGGCGTCGGGGAGAGAGaggaaaggagaagaaaaaaaaagaatggaCCGATTCGATTCAATCGGTTAGATTCAGAatacccaaaattgaatttttactctgccttgagacaaaaaacgaggcccaaaaatttcaaaaaaattctagaaaactcagaaaaattcgtagagtctaaatatatttttagttttatcacgtgatctttaaattactttttaaaaatCTCCAAAGTTTtctatttttgaaaaatcgaatttgatttcaaaaattcgaaaaatttcaaataattttttcaaaatttaaataaaataaaatattaatatttaccttaaaataataaatttaaaaattagggtctTACGTTAGGTCAATACAACATGAAGTCTCTTTGTGTTAGGAATTGCATATCGAAAAAATATGAAGTAAAAGAACCATATACAAGTGGTTGAGTTGTAACATTAATTGATtagtcattttgatgtgtaaagtAATTTAATAACTTATATAAGCTTATATTAAGatgaattaatatataatttgattAGTATTATCTTTAAATTTAACactttagaaaaataattatgcGTTTTTATGATATTACCATTAACAATTACCGGAAAAGCTATGTAAAGGAGTTTTATTTTTTACCAACACCATATATGGCTTTTGAATTTTATCATGGATAATGGATTTATGAGGTGATCACATTTAGTTTATTGAGCTCCTATTAActactataatttataaaaaaaaaaaataaattttaacatttaatataaattgagatatatatttttaaaaataattatataaatattcttTATGGACACAATTGataaaattctcaataataagtaGAACTAGAGCTTCCAATATCTTAAAAGTTATttgttttaatttataagttgatCAAATTAGtttataagttttaaaaataaattgatcTATTTATTCATAACAATTTTTttgtttataagttaaacttataaCCTAAAAAAATAAACTGTgacacttaattttttttttttaattttgatgcttataaattatttttactaattattttattatattaccatacctaatttttaaaatttcattgtaaatctaatttaaaaaactttttaatcattttaataataaatatgcttaTAAACTTTTTCAAATCGAACACATTAACTATTTATtagtcatttataagtaccttaatcaaatatataactgcttaaaattttaatacttataaattcaaattagtacttataaattaattttcataaattaaatcaaaaacttatttatttattttaataattaatattttttatttttaatattattttaattatgtttagttattattatttatatttaatccgTCATAGATTAAAGATAGAATAcatatagtaaaatttatatataaaatatgtgataattacatatatattttttagatATATAATAAATCATgtggatataatttttttttcttcataaaagtataTTTATGTTGATAATATTTTGATGATATACTTGGCTTTAATTTACATTTCATAATCTAAccaaatattaatataattaaaaaaaaaataacattatGATAATGTTATATTCCTAAGGGTTAAAATAGCTGGCCTATGAGAAAGTGACAAGTATACTCACAGATGTCGACATCTGAAAATAATTAAAGGCTCGACCTGAGAGCACATAGGATCAATTGGCCCATTCGTTAACGGCATGAGATTAAAGATCAAGATGATAAATTCAGAGAGGACATACCCAAACAATTGGCCTAGCCCTTAGAAAAATTCTATACAAAATTATAATATGGATGATTGATCCTGAATTTTGCCTCAGACCCAAAAGAAGAGGTTGACGAAGCATTAATGGAGGATTTGACATATAATATGACGTTACGATCCAAAGAACTTTTGTGATATTACTTTTTTGAAAGTTTATTTTGATAGAGaagtgatgttgaattttggCAATCAAATGCGCTCTTGTAGGATAATTGGTAAAAATTGAAAAGGAAAATAAGGGACGGGTAAGACAATGAGAGGAGAAAATGTGAAAGGATGTTCCATATATATTTTTGTATTTAATtagagaaaaattattatttaatttatgtattttaattaaattaattatttaatttgtatattttaaaaaatatattattttatttttataaaaattttcgtTAAACTATTTCACCAATTCGTTAAATTTTTCGTTACTTATACTATTCATATTATTATTTAGtccttttattttaaaaaaattaattagttgatcttatattttaaaaaatattattatataattcttttattttaataaaattaagtagTTAGTTTAtacattttgaaaaatatagtcttaaataaaaataaaaattttattatataaaaactaaatcttaatttacatttttttaatttattattttggacatcatttttatattttatttatttaaaaatgttttttaattatttaaaatttaaataaaaagttagCTTATACTATttttattgacagataaaaataaAGAGAGAATAAAGAGAAGAAACGTGTGAGTgtaaagaaaaaatataaaaagagaAATAAGAAATGACAAGAAAGAAATAGAAAAAAGAGAATTAtaataaactcaactcaactcaactaagtttttatctcAACAATTTGGGGTTGACTATATGGATTATCTTTCTCCACTTTAAATGATTTTGTTTTAAATCCTCTGAAATGTATAATACTTttaggtcatgttatactactctcaTCCAAGTTAGTTTGAGTctactattttttttatttttatctttttattttttttatattttttatattttttttatatctacgcttcacatgtcaaattacctcaatctcccttctatcTACTTTTTTATAATGCTCTCATAACGGATTTTATCTAATCTAATATTATCACTCATCCACTTTAACATTCTCatatccgcaactcttatcttagacacatacgacttcttcagtgtccaacactcactactaTATAACATGACTGGTCATATAGCTGTACGGTAATAGAGTTATGATTgtttaggtataaaaaataattataaaactaaATAGTTAATAGAGTTAAATTATAGgagttaattaatatatattttttaaatataaaaattaattaattaaatttattaaaataaaaaatttaaatagtagattaattaatattaattaataaaaaaatttgagagtttaataaaaattattataagattaaataatataatttttaaaaaataaaaattaaataattaatttataaaaatatataaattaaataatatttttttctttaatttataatagatcaatataaataataatttaattaaaggaAGTGACAAAGCAAAAAATCTATCAGAAACAAATCAGCAATGTTCTAATGGCTCCCTCAGtcaaataaataaagaaagaaagtcACAACTGAAAAGGACTGCTAGCGCCCCTGCCCTTTCCCAGTTCCCTCTCCGGCTCTCTCTACCCCTTTCCCGGCCCTCTACTCTTCCTCAGCCATTCATCGTATCATTCAAACCTTCTCTATCTTTCTCTTAAATCTTCATCTGTTCGTGGATTCACCTTCAAATCTTACTATGTAAGTATCAAATCTAATTTCTCCATAATTTTTGCATCACTGGAGGAAAACAGCGAATCAAGAAGGaaggaaataaaaagaaaacctaGGATATGATTTTATTGTACTTCCGTTGATTCCTGCAAAGAAATTTTAACTGGGTTTCTTATTGGGCTCTTGAATTTCTGGTTTTTAGCGTCAACTATTGATTTAGTGTTGAATTGGTTTCTtctatgttattttattttattattattattatttttgttttgaTTAGTTTTGCGCTGAAATGCTTGATTTTCTGCTACTTTTTGCTTGCAGTGACGCTCTGTAGGGTAGGACACTGCTTGATCTGATATGGgccttcatttctcatttttctagTTAACCTTTTCATGGTCGCTCTCCAATCCAAGTACACATATTGGGGAAAAGGAACACCGAGGAAGGGTTTAAAGATTTCTGGGTTTCTCTCAAATCTTGCGTTTTTTTAAACTTTTTGAAGTGGAGTGGAATGGTGGGTGAAGGGAATGGGAATCCTCTGGATTCGCCCCGGCTTCCCTCCGCTGCTGGGTCCCGCAAAATGTTCTGGCGCTCCGCATCCTGGTCTTCTTCCAGGACTGCCCTTCAAAACCCTGAAGCCGAAGAGAAAGACTGCGTTATGGATCCGAATGTTAATGATATTGGTAAAAGTAGTAACGTGCAAAACCGTAGGTACCCTGTTCCTTTAACCCCACGGTCCCAACAAAACTGTAAAGCACGGTCATGCTTACCACCTTTGCAACCATTGTCAATTGCTCGTAGAAGTTTAGATGAGTGGCCAAAAGCGGGTTCTGACGATTTAGGCGAGTGGCCTCTGCCGACCACCCCAAGTGGTAACAGGTGTGGCGAGAGGTTGAAACTTGATTTATCTTCCATCCAAAGAAACCCGGATAGAAATGCTGGGTTAGTCAAGAGAGATAAGATTGCTTTCTTCGACAAAGAATGCTCAAAGGTAGCTGAGCATGTGTATCTTGGTGGGGATGCAGTTGCTAGAGATAGGGAGATTTTGAAACAAAATGGAATTACTCATGTGCTGAATTGTGTGGGTTTTGTTTGTCCCGAGTATTTCAAGACTGACTTTGTGTATAGGACCCTGTGGTTGCAGGATAGTCCTTCAGAGGATATCACAAGTATTTTGTATGATGTTTTCGATTATTTTGAGGATGTCAGGGAACAGGGTGGGAGAGTTTTTGTACATTGTTGCCAAGGGGTTTCACGGTCCACTTCACTGGTGATTGCATATCTTATGTGGAGAGAGGGTCAGAGTTTTGATGATGCCTTTCAATATGTCAAAGCAGCGAGAGGGATTGCTGACCCAAATATGGGTTTTGCTTGCCAGTTATTACAGTGCCAAAAGAGGGTTCATGCATTCCCTCTTAGTCCTACTTCATTGTTGAGGATGTATAGAATTGCACCTCACTCACCATATGATCCCTTGCATCTTGTCCCAAAAATGTTGAATGAACCTTCACCATCTGCTCTGGATTCTAGAGGTGCCTTTATTGTTCATATTCCTTCCACAATCTATATCTGGATTGGTAAAAATTGTGAGGCCATTATGGAAAGGGATGCTAGAGGGGCTGTATGCCAGATTGTTCGTTATGAGAGAGCGCAAGGGCCAATTATAGTTGTTAAAGAAGGAGAGGAACCAGTTTATTTTTGGGATGCTTTTTCAAATTATCTACCTTTGATGGATAAATCTAGTAATGGAGTGGATATTGGGCCTTCAGCAATTAAGATTTGCCCTGGTGAGAGAAAAGTGGATGTATATAATGTTGATTTCGAGATTTTCCAGAAAGCAATCAAGGGAGGTTTCGTGCCTTCAATTGCACCATCAGAGAATGAACATGAAATCCACCTTCCTGCTAGAGAAAGCAGTTGGAGTGTCCTAAGGCGGAAGTTTGCCCCTGTTGATATGAAGGAGTTCATCTCAGCACCAAAGATATTCCTCTCCAGGGTCTATTCAGATTCTATGATGATAGTGCACTCCTCATCACCATCTTCATCTTCATCATCTTCTCCTCCTTATCTCTCTCCAGATTCAATCTCTTCCGAATCTAGTACCAGCTCAAAATACTCAGAATCCTCTCTAGATTCTCCTTCACCAGCTTCGTGTTCTGTTCTTGTATCTTCACCATCGTCTAACTTCGATAACTTGTCTCTTCTCTCATCCAAGGCTTCTTCTTGGCTACCATCTGACACTCCTGGACATCGTGCTGTCTATAGCATGTCAAATCAATGTTCCCAAGTAACCTCCTCAACATCTAAGAAATCTTCACCTTCACTTGCAGAACGCAGAGGTAGCTTGTCTAAGTCTTTGAAGCTGCCAGTTATGACTGATAATTTGAGGGTGACTAGCACACCTCCAAGTTTACTTGCCTCTCAGGAAGATGGTGCTAGgataaacaagaatactttttctTGGCGTAATTCAAATAGTATAGAAATTGTTTTAGAGTCCAAGAATCAAGCTAAAGGAGGCAAAGATTCAATGGAAAAAAGCAAGTTGAATATATCTCAAGATAGACTAGTTAGTGCTGACTCATGTGACAGAGAAGCTGCCTTTGTAAATAATTGTGATGGACCTGATAGATATTGTCTTTCGGGTGAAGGCTTGGGGTGTTCCATCGCAAATGGGATTCAGGAAAATGTTTCATCTTCTTGTAACATAATGCAATCATTGGTTTGCCACTGGCCCAGTTTGGAAAGAATTGCAACTTTTGGTACCAGCAACTTGGATTCTAAAGCTGCTTTTGCAATTTTAGCACCAGCTACTGGTTTAGGCAGAGATGGGAGTAGGATTCTATATTTTTGGATAGGAAGGTCTTTTCCTTTTGATGAGAGTCTGATTCACTTAGATTGCAACAAAGTATTAATGGATGGAAATTTTATTGACTCTAATCAAGTTGGTTGTCGTGTTCTAACTCAAATGGGTCTTCCGAAGGATATCCCTGTTAAGGTATGTGCTTGCTTTCTTATCTTTTGTTTCGATTACTTTTGTCATTCTCTTTGATGTGTGCACTTTGTTAGTTAAATTTAGAATCTAAACATTTCCTCTTTTGTGTTTCTGTGTTGCAACAGTTCTAAAGGATAGTGAATTTCTATTTGCTGAGTCTATTTCTTATTAATTTCATTATCTTTCTTTAATACAATGATTCTAAGTTGTTTCTGTGTTGTATGAGAGTAAAAAATTCTTGGTAGGTTGCAATAAAGTTGTTTAATCCTTTGCATAAGGGAAGTGATGTTTGAATTCTTGTTCTTGAAATGGTTATAGATGTTTAAAATGAATACTTCGTTTGTAACTAATTCTTAAGGAAACTTATATGAACCTGTAAATTGGATTTTGGTTAAACAAAATGTAATGCTTGCAATTAAATGTGACTCTTTAAGTTGGTTATATTATCATTTTGAATTAATCTTTAACAGGGGCAAAAACTTGTGATGAAATCATATTTAGCAAGGGCAATAATTGTGATGGTTAATTTGCATGGTGTGTGGGTGGGGTATTTTCTTGTTTGCACAATTTGGGTCAGCATAGACTGGGTTCTTATATTGTCTTGTAATCTGAATTGTTGGACACTTTAGATAACGTGGTTTTTGGACACTTTGGATAACATGGTTATTCTTGAATCGAATAAGCAGCATACTTGCAAGTGGGGCTCGAAGGATGTCTGAATTAGAAGGTGGTAGTAGGAATTTAATTACTTTCAGATTCATCCTCTACAATCGATAACAACAGGATGGTTCTGTTATCTGCTCAGATCAGAACGAGGTAGAGGGAGCACTATTCAGATACAAGCTATTAAACCTATTCAAATAAAAGCTCATTTAGTCATGCTTAGTTACTTACCAGTGATTTCACAGCCCACGATATATGTTAGTGTAGGGCTACATCCTCTTATCATATGCAATAATCTCTCTGTAGGGGAAATTGTAATGGGGGTTTGAGAcccataagtgaatgcatgagggTTTGGGATGTTGCCAGGGTGAATTATTTAAAAGTAAGGCTTGTTTATTATATCTTTAGCAGTGATAACATAAAGGTGCTTCGATGGCTTTTCTTAAGTTAGTTAGATTTTAGTTGAATTTAGAAcagtttagtgcattttagtctCCTGTAAAGTGCTTGGTTTCTTTATGTGAAAAAACTTCATAGTGCCTGGTTTCTCTTTGTGAGAAACTTAGCATGGCTGGCATtgcagaaaatacaagaaaatattcaATGTAATTGAGATTAGAAAAAATATTGGCCTCCTGAGTCCTGATGCTCAATCCTTTTGTGCTGCTGAGTTTAAAATGTTTAACCCCATCTTAGTTTTGCACATGTTTTATAGTGGGGAAAACACCTATGTGGAGTCTAAGATATGTAGCGTATTTAGTAAGAATTTCCATGGATAGAAAATAGTTCATGAATTTTAGATTAAAAGCTTTGTTGGCCTACTAATGCTAAATCCTGCTATGTGAATCTCATGAAATATAAACATTGTATGTGGCAAAGGAAAAAAAATGCTGAGTCCTTGATCTAAGTTTTCTGAATGAGGTCCAAAGGATTCCAAAAGCGTGCACAAATAATGCATGAATGATACTAGGGATTGCATGAGTGCAGTGAACAAGCAAATACTTAACTGTGCATTTTGTTGGAGGCTTGGTGCTTTCTCATGGTTTTTAATTTTACTGCTGTTCAGTAAAATAGAATAAATGCCAACGTGTGAGGAGATTTGTTCTTATAGCAAAGAGAGTAAAAGATTGTGTTGATCTTGATCCATCAACAAAGAAATCTTATGTTTGGGAAACTTGGACAGGAAGTGTACACGGATGTGCAGGGAATGCTTTGAAACTCTTATGGAGAAAAATTCTCAAAGAAATGTGGTTATCGTGCTGAATTTTGAATTTCTATTTTGGTTCTTTTGcagtttcttttatttttctatatttctcAGCCTTTCATGTTAATTGATTCCTtaccaaaagtgtcaaatgctgaAATTTTTGTCGTTTTTGCATCACCATAATGTGCTGATAAACTCTGCATTTTGAATTCTGATAATGAACAGATCATCAAAGAGGGTGAAGAGCCAGCTGAATTTGTTGCATTGTTGAGTGCAGTATAGCACTGCTGTGATCAAGGATGTATCTGCAATTCAATAgcttaatgttttttttttcagttaCGTTAGCTGGCCTAATTTACATCACAAGTTTTCAAGCATTAAAATGAACTTTCGTGGCAAAACCAGTGAGGTAATTCACTTGTTCTTTATTTGTCTCTATAAAGCTAGTCCGGTATCAATGAATTATTTTGCATTTTTATGTTCATGCTGATTTTAGGAGATTGTTTGGTTAGTTATGAACCATGCTTTGATTAATGACGTgcggcaactaatttttcaatttagagATCAGTTTATTTTTGCATAGGTCCTTAGGTATAGAAGTTCCATGTTGATGTGGGAGATTACTAGGTAGCTCTTTTCTAATATTTGCTTTGTATTACCAAAATAGGCGCTGGCACTGCACCAGTTAATTCTGCCAGTATCAGGAAGAATGCTTTTCCTGATTTGATCCTAGAATGCTGGAGCTTGCATGGTTGTGCATGAATTCTCAGAATATATGTTCTTAGTTAGCAGGCTCTTCTTTGTCAAGCTTGCTTCAGTTCTGATTATTTTAATGCTATTCCAAATCCAAAGCACAACCTAGGCAAACATAAACAATTTACCGTCACCTGGATGTTTGAAAGAGCAGTGTAAAGTAAGATGTGTAAATTCTCTTAAGCAATTAAAGTAATTTTAGTCCTTTTCCTTTGTTTGTTTCCTCTACTTTAGTTCCAAGTGAGGTTGGAAATTCAAGATAACGGGGGAAGTGTGCCCATCAGTAGTTGTGCAATGGCAGGACTAATGCAACTGCAAAGTAGTTGCGACTCTGCTTAGCTAAAAATTACCTGCCTTAGTATGCCTAAAGCAACAAATCATATTGTATTAATTTTGAATATTTGTGCTTATATCATGGTCAGTGTACATTTCTTTACATATTCTTGTGTAATGTCTGCAATGCAGGTGGCTGCTTTCTAAGGTTCTCTGTGGCTACTCATCTGGTTGTAcagtactgtaacaccctcattacTGAATCATTTTGTTCCACAAATTTAATGTTCTTGTATATTCATtactgttagaaacaaattcttgCAGGAAATAGATACATTGGAAATTCCAACTTGGAAGTAAAttgtctttttttctttttttgaatttttggttttgggtggTAACGTACTCCTTTGCTTTAATCCTTTTGCATTCCCATGGTTGTAACTTGTGTGCTACACCATTAGCCAAACTCAAATGACGAAAATCCTT includes:
- the LOC110650199 gene encoding protein-tyrosine-phosphatase MKP1 isoform X2, producing the protein MVGEGNGNPLDSPRLPSAAGSRKMFWRSASWSSSRTALQNPEAEEKDCVMDPNVNDIGKSSNVQNRRYPVPLTPRSQQNCKARSCLPPLQPLSIARRSLDEWPKAGSDDLGEWPLPTTPSGNRCGERLKLDLSSIQRNPDRNAGLVKRDKIAFFDKECSKVAEHVYLGGDAVARDREILKQNGITHVLNCVGFVCPEYFKTDFVYRTLWLQDSPSEDITSILYDVFDYFEDVREQGGRVFVHCCQGVSRSTSLVIAYLMWREGQSFDDAFQYVKAARGIADPNMGFACQLLQCQKRVHAFPLSPTSLLRMYRIAPHSPYDPLHLVPKMLNEPSPSALDSRGAFIVHIPSTIYIWIGKNCEAIMERDARGAVCQIVRYERAQGPIIVVKEGEEPVYFWDAFSNYLPLMDKSSNGVDIGPSAIKICPGERKVDVYNVDFEIFQKAIKGGFVPSIAPSENEHEIHLPARESSWSVLRRKFAPVDMKEFISAPKIFLSRVYSDSMMIVHSSSPSSSSSSSPPYLSPDSISSESSTSSKYSESSLDSPSPASCSVLVSSPSSNFDNLSLLSSKASSWLPSDTPGHRAVYSMSNQCSQVTSSTSKKSSPSLAERRGSLSKSLKLPVMTDNLRVTSTPPSLLASQEDGARINKNTFSWRNSNSIEIVLESKNQAKGGKDSMEKSKLNISQDRLVSADSCDREAAFVNNCDGPDRYCLSGEGLGCSIANGIQENVSSSCNIMQSLVCHWPSLERIATFGTSNLDSKAAFAILAPATGLGRDGSRILYFWIGRSFPFDESLIHLDCNKVLMDGNFIDSNQVGCRVLTQMGLPKDIPVKHTCKWGSKDV
- the LOC110650199 gene encoding protein-tyrosine-phosphatase MKP1 isoform X1, which produces MVGEGNGNPLDSPRLPSAAGSRKMFWRSASWSSSRTALQNPEAEEKDCVMDPNVNDIGKSSNVQNRRYPVPLTPRSQQNCKARSCLPPLQPLSIARRSLDEWPKAGSDDLGEWPLPTTPSGNRCGERLKLDLSSIQRNPDRNAGLVKRDKIAFFDKECSKVAEHVYLGGDAVARDREILKQNGITHVLNCVGFVCPEYFKTDFVYRTLWLQDSPSEDITSILYDVFDYFEDVREQGGRVFVHCCQGVSRSTSLVIAYLMWREGQSFDDAFQYVKAARGIADPNMGFACQLLQCQKRVHAFPLSPTSLLRMYRIAPHSPYDPLHLVPKMLNEPSPSALDSRGAFIVHIPSTIYIWIGKNCEAIMERDARGAVCQIVRYERAQGPIIVVKEGEEPVYFWDAFSNYLPLMDKSSNGVDIGPSAIKICPGERKVDVYNVDFEIFQKAIKGGFVPSIAPSENEHEIHLPARESSWSVLRRKFAPVDMKEFISAPKIFLSRVYSDSMMIVHSSSPSSSSSSSPPYLSPDSISSESSTSSKYSESSLDSPSPASCSVLVSSPSSNFDNLSLLSSKASSWLPSDTPGHRAVYSMSNQCSQVTSSTSKKSSPSLAERRGSLSKSLKLPVMTDNLRVTSTPPSLLASQEDGARINKNTFSWRNSNSIEIVLESKNQAKGGKDSMEKSKLNISQDRLVSADSCDREAAFVNNCDGPDRYCLSGEGLGCSIANGIQENVSSSCNIMQSLVCHWPSLERIATFGTSNLDSKAAFAILAPATGLGRDGSRILYFWIGRSFPFDESLIHLDCNKVLMDGNFIDSNQVGCRVLTQMGLPKDIPVKIIKEGEEPAEFVALLSAV